The DNA segment GCGGGCGGACGAGCCACTGCACGCCCTGCTCAGGACACCGGCGCCGACACCGCTGAACATGGCGTCGGCCTATGCGACCGTCGCGGCGAACGGTGAGTACGCCACCCCGTACACCGTCGCACGCATCACGCAGGCGGGCCGTACGGTCTACAAGGCGCGGCCGGATGTGCGGCAGGTGCTGGGCGAGAAGGAAGCGATGGTGGCGGGCGTGATGACCGGGGCGGGGCCGGTCCCCGTGGGCGTCCGCCCGGCGGAGACGCAAGGGTTCACCACCGAGGGGGCAGGTGGCGGAACCGCCCGGCGGACCGTGTGGACCACCGGCTACGACAGCCGGCTCACCCTGACTGTCGCGCTGTTCGCCGACCGGGCCGGCAGCAAGAAGGGCACGCCGGCGCCCACCCGGCTGCCGAACGAGCCGCCGCCGACCGAGTTCGCCGAGAACGTGGCGACGGCGATCTGGAGGGCCGCCACGAAGGGGGACCCGTCAGGCACCGGGAAGGAGGATGCGGTCAGGCAGCCCTCCTCGGTGCCTTCACCGGGGTAGCCGCGGGCACTGACAGCGCGGTCGGCGGCGACCTGGCGCCACGTCACCAGGAGATGGCGTCCTCCATCTCCTGCTGCCAGTACGTGACCTTGAGCGAGTCGTCGACGTGGACGCCCTTCGCGGGCAGGGACGGGTGGGCGCCCGTGCCGACGCTCTCGTTGCCGGAGCGGCCCTGGAAGTAGACGGACAGGGTCTTCACGGTGTGGCCGTTGGCGCCGCTGCCGTCGGCCGCCGAGAGGTTCACGGAGGCGTAGCCGGACTCGCCGGGCTGGAGCGTGACGACTGCCTGGGGCTGCGAGTCCTCGATGACCGGGGGCACGGACTGGGCCTCGCCGAAGCGGACGGCCGGGTAGCCGTAGAGGTAGCAGGTCTTGCTGCCGGTGTTGGTCACCGTGAGCAGCATGTGGTTCAGGGGGCGGTTCAGCGGGGCGGCGACCGTCTTGGTGTTGGAGCCCTCGCAGGTGACCGGCTTGGCGGCGGAGGAGGCGGGCGTCTTCGACGTGGGGGTCTGCGCCGCGGTGCCCGAACCGTTGGTGGAGGCCTTGGCTCCCGCGGAGCCCGAGGAGTTCGCGGAGCCCGAGGAAGAGTCGGACCCGGTGTCCGAAGCAGGGGTGCCGGCGGACTGGCCCGTGCTCGTGGAGGGCTGCACCTTCGACGACGCACCCTCGTCCTGGACGCCCGATCCGTTGCTGCAGGCGCCCAGGGAGAGCGTGGCGAGGACTGCGGTCGCGGCGGCGCCGGCCAGGCGGATGCGGGAGGTGCGGAGCTTCGACATGTGGCTGTGCCCTTCGTGTTCCGGTGGGTGGTGACTGGATGACCGAAGCTTGTGCGGTGATCCGTCCCAGCGGCCACGGATGACGGGCAGTTGGGGACGCCGGAACGCTGGAATGCACCCTGACCAGGGAGAATGCGGTCGGCCTGGAACGCTCTTCTGGGACACGAGGGCTCCCGCAACGAACCTCTTCGCGAGGTTCGTTGCGGGAGTTCGGGGTCGTGGGGGTCAGCCCGCCTGCGACGGGGTCTGCTTGACGCCGTCGACGACGGCCCGGTTGATGATCGCGCTCGTGTACATCACCGTGCCGGGCTTGATCAGAGCGGACTCGCCGGTGGCCTTGCGTACCTGGACGCTGCGGTCCCCGAGGAAGACATGGGTCTTCTTGTCGAAGATCCACTCCTCGCGCTGGCCGCTGGTCTCGTCGAGCCGGGCCACCGCGACGCCGTGCCGTCCCACCGCGTCCACGGCGTCGTTCACGACGACGACGCCCGGGATCTTCTCGGCGGCCTTGAACAGCGCCGAGTAGAGCTCCGCCGGCGGGTAGCTCTCGCCGAGCAGGTCCCCGATCGTGGTGAACGCCTGCTGGTCGGGCGAGTTGCCCATCCCCTCCGTCTCCTTGTAGATCTTGGCCAGCAGTGCGTCGGGGTCGGTGGTGAGCTTGGCGAGGTAGTCGTACGACGGAGCGTTGAGGTACGCCTCGCGCTCGTTGCCCTGCTCGTCGGGGAGGCTCAGGGTCTCGCCCTCGGGGCTGTCGTTGACCGCGGGGTCGATCAGCCAGCCCTTGGTGCCGTCGGCGGACATCCACACCTGCCGGCGGTGCAGCTGGTGGCTGGCCAGGCTGCTCTCGTCGCCGACGGTCCTGACGAACGTGTCGGCCGTCTTGGACTCCACGTAGACGTACTGGCCGGGCTTGACGGTCGGGTGGGACACGTCGGCCGCCGCCAGCGAGATCTGGTCGAGCAGCTGCGGGACTCCTTCGGTGCTCGCGGCGCCGAGCTGCGTGGTCAGGGCCGGTCCCGTCGCGAGGGCGCCGTCCTGGGCTCCGTCACGGCCGCCCGTGACTCCGCCACCGCCGGACACCGCGAACCCGGCGACGACGATGCCGGCCACGGCGGCCGCCATGGCGGGCAGCACGATCGCCGGACGCGGCAGTCGCAACCGTCGTACCTTCGCCGGGGCTTCGGAGGCTGCCGTCGCCGTGCGCTCTTCCTGCTGCATGTCGTGGATCTGGGCCATCAGGCGCTCCCTGTGGAACTCGTGACGGCCCACCGGCAGGTCACGCGCCGTCCGGGACAGGAGCTCGGCGCTCTCATCCCGCTCTGCCGGGTTCTGCCGGGACGTGTTCGCGTTCATCGGTTTCCTTCCTGTGCGGGCCGTATCGCGTTTGTGTGATCGCCTCTTATCTGTCGGCCGAGCAGGCCGCCTTCCCGTTTCCCGCGAACTTTCCAGTCCTGCCTGCCGGTTGCGGGCGCCTCCGCCAGCGCACGCAGCTTCCTGCGGGCCCGGGAGAGCCGGGAGGCCACCGTTCCGACCGGGATGCCCAGCGCCTCGGCCGCGGCCTCGTAGTCCAGGCCCTCCCCCAGGCAGAGCGTGATGACCTCGCGCTCCGGTCTGCGCAGCGCGGCGAGCGCGTTGAGGGCCGTCGCGAGGCGCCGCCGGTCGTCGACCCGGTCGGCCACCTCGTCGGCGTGGTCGGCCACCGACAGCTCGGCCGCCGCGGCCGCGTTGGCCGCCGCCCGGTATCGCCGGTTGCTCCGGTACTGGTTGCGCGCCGTGTTGGTGGCGATGCCCAGCAGCCAGGGCCGCAGGGAGCCGCCCTCCGGCTCGACCCTGTCGCGCAGCCGCCATGCCTCCAGGAAGGTCGCCGCCATCACGTCCTCGGCCACCGACCAGTCGGCGGTCAGCCGGAAGGCATGGTTGTAGACCGCGCGGGAGTAGCTGTCGAAGAGCTCGGCGAACGCGCTCGACTCCCCGGCCCGTACCCGGGTCCGCATATGAGTGCTCACCTCAATGAGCTGTCCGGCACCCCACACCGGCTTCCCGTGACCTGCATCACACTCGGCGTCCCTGCGCCGGCGAACGAACACCCCGCATGCTCTCACCCGGCCGATCGGACCGAGAGGCCTGGCCGTTCGGACCGCGGGCCTGGCCGGTCGGCCGACGCGGTGCCGTCGGGTGGCTGCCTAGGGTCGGTCCCGACCGGACACGATCGGATACCGC comes from the Streptomyces sp. NBC_00443 genome and includes:
- a CDS encoding DUF4232 domain-containing protein, producing MSKLRTSRIRLAGAAATAVLATLSLGACSNGSGVQDEGASSKVQPSTSTGQSAGTPASDTGSDSSSGSANSSGSAGAKASTNGSGTAAQTPTSKTPASSAAKPVTCEGSNTKTVAAPLNRPLNHMLLTVTNTGSKTCYLYGYPAVRFGEAQSVPPVIEDSQPQAVVTLQPGESGYASVNLSAADGSGANGHTVKTLSVYFQGRSGNESVGTGAHPSLPAKGVHVDDSLKVTYWQQEMEDAISW
- a CDS encoding CU044_5270 family protein, whose protein sequence is MNANTSRQNPAERDESAELLSRTARDLPVGRHEFHRERLMAQIHDMQQEERTATAASEAPAKVRRLRLPRPAIVLPAMAAAVAGIVVAGFAVSGGGGVTGGRDGAQDGALATGPALTTQLGAASTEGVPQLLDQISLAAADVSHPTVKPGQYVYVESKTADTFVRTVGDESSLASHQLHRRQVWMSADGTKGWLIDPAVNDSPEGETLSLPDEQGNEREAYLNAPSYDYLAKLTTDPDALLAKIYKETEGMGNSPDQQAFTTIGDLLGESYPPAELYSALFKAAEKIPGVVVVNDAVDAVGRHGVAVARLDETSGQREEWIFDKKTHVFLGDRSVQVRKATGESALIKPGTVMYTSAIINRAVVDGVKQTPSQAG
- a CDS encoding RNA polymerase sigma factor, translating into MRTRVRAGESSAFAELFDSYSRAVYNHAFRLTADWSVAEDVMAATFLEAWRLRDRVEPEGGSLRPWLLGIATNTARNQYRSNRRYRAAANAAAAAELSVADHADEVADRVDDRRRLATALNALAALRRPEREVITLCLGEGLDYEAAAEALGIPVGTVASRLSRARRKLRALAEAPATGRQDWKVRGKREGGLLGRQIRGDHTNAIRPAQEGNR